In Syngnathoides biaculeatus isolate LvHL_M chromosome 5, ASM1980259v1, whole genome shotgun sequence, the following are encoded in one genomic region:
- the LOC133501445 gene encoding palmitoyltransferase ZDHHC3-A-like isoform X3 yields the protein MKSPVHRCRDVEHGRGQAWAGSSFLQPEQHIPISKDVITSSSASAMWFIKDACGIICAIITWLLVLYAEFVVVFVMLLPSKNRTYSIVNGSLFNVLAFLALASHLRAMCTDPGAVPKGNATKEYIESLQLKPGQVVYKCPKCCSIKPDRAHHCSVCKRCIRKMDHHCPWVNNCVGENNQKYFVLFTMYIALVSLHALFMVVFHFLYCFEDDWTKCSSFSPPATVILLILLCFEGLLFLIFTSVMFGTQVHSICTDETLNVIPRCSLKCDQ from the exons ATGAAGAGCCCAGTGCACAGATGCAGGGACGTGGAGCATGGCCGTGGGCAAGCTTGGGCAGGAAGCAGTTTCTTACAGCCAGAACAACACATCCCTATTTCCAAAGACGTCATCACGTCCTCGTCGGCCTCTGCCATGTGGTTCATCAAGGATGCCTGTGGCATCATTTGTGCCATCATCACCTGGCTGCTGGTTTTGTATGCAGAGTTTGTGGTGGTGTTTGTAATGCTGCTGCCCTCTAAGAATCGGACGTACAGCATTGTCAATGGATCACTGTTCAATGTTCTGGCCTTTCTAGCCCTTGCCTCACACCTCAGAGCCATGTGTACTGATCCT GGGGCAGTGCCGAAAGGCAATGCAACAAAGGAATACATAGAAAGCCTTCAGCTGAAACCAGGACAGGTGGTCTACAAATGTCCCAAGTGCTGTAGCATCAAGCCTGACCGAGCACATCACTGTAG TGTTTGTAAACGCTGCATACGAAAGATGGACCACCACTGCCCATGGGTCAACAACTGCGTTGGGGAGAACAATCAAAAGTACTTTGTGTTGTTCACA atGTACATAGCGCTTGTCTCTCTCCATGCTCTATTCATGGTGgttttccattttctctactGCTTTGAAGATGATTGGACAA AGTGCAGTTCCTTCTCTCCACCAGCAACAGTCATCCTCCTCATACTCCTGTGCTTTGAGGGCCTCCTTTTCCTCATCTTCACCTCTGTGATGTTTGGTACCCAAGTCCACTCCATCTGTACTGATGAAACT CTGAATGTCATTCCTCGCTGCAGTTTGAAATGTGACCAATGA